In Salmonella enterica subsp. enterica serovar Typhimurium str. LT2, a single window of DNA contains:
- the aidB gene encoding putative acyl-CoA dehydrogenase (adaptive response; transcription activated by Ada; similar to E. coli putative acyl coenzyme A dehydrogenase (AAC77144.1); Blastp hit to AAC77144.1 (546 aa), 85% identity in aa 8 - 544): MSWQTHTVFNQPAPLNNSNLFLSDGALCEAVSREGAGWDSDLLASIGQQLGTAESLELGRLANAHPPELLRYDPQGQRLDDVRFHPAWHLLMQGLCANRVHNLAWEEEARAGSFVARAARFVLHAQVEAGTLCPVTMTFAATPLLLQMLPATFHDWLAPLRSDRYDSHLLPGGQKRGLLIGMGMTEKQGGSDVLSNTTHAERLADDSYRLVGHKWFFSVPQSDAHLVLAQAKGGLSCFFVPRFLPDGQRNSVRLERLKDKLGNRSNASAEVEFQDAIGWRLGEEGEGIRHILKMGGMTRLDCALGSHGLMRRAFSVAIYHAHQRQAFGKPLIDQPLMRQTLSRMALCLEGQTALLFRLARAWEQRREAKEALWARLFTPAAKFAICKLGIPFVAEAMEVLGGMGYCEESELPRLYREMPVNSIWEGSGNIMCLDVLRVLTKQHGVYDVLSEAFAEVKGQDRHYDRAVRQLQQRLRKPDEAMGREITQQLFLLGCGAEMLRHASPPLAQAWCQMMLDTRGEMPLPAQVQNDLLLRATGGLR, translated from the coding sequence GTGAAGCGGTTTCCCGGGAAGGCGCGGGATGGGATAGCGATCTTCTCGCCAGCATTGGCCAACAACTGGGAACGGCAGAATCACTGGAACTGGGGCGTCTGGCGAACGCGCATCCTCCTGAGTTGCTGCGTTACGATCCCCAGGGACAGCGTTTGGATGACGTTCGCTTTCATCCCGCCTGGCACCTGTTGATGCAGGGGCTTTGCGCTAATCGGGTACATAACCTGGCCTGGGAGGAGGAGGCAAGGGCGGGAAGTTTTGTCGCCCGGGCGGCGCGTTTTGTATTACATGCTCAGGTAGAAGCGGGAACACTCTGTCCTGTCACGATGACCTTTGCCGCGACACCGTTGCTATTGCAGATGCTTCCCGCCACTTTCCATGACTGGCTGGCGCCGCTGCGCAGCGATCGCTACGATTCGCATTTGCTGCCGGGCGGGCAAAAGCGGGGTCTGCTCATCGGCATGGGAATGACGGAAAAGCAGGGCGGATCGGACGTACTCAGTAATACGACCCACGCGGAGCGGCTGGCGGATGATTCATATCGGCTGGTGGGACATAAATGGTTTTTCTCTGTGCCGCAAAGTGATGCGCACCTCGTGTTGGCGCAGGCAAAAGGAGGACTATCCTGTTTCTTTGTGCCGCGTTTCCTGCCAGACGGGCAACGGAACTCTGTTCGTCTTGAACGCCTGAAAGATAAACTCGGTAATCGATCTAATGCCAGCGCCGAAGTCGAGTTTCAGGATGCTATCGGCTGGCGGCTGGGAGAAGAGGGCGAAGGGATTCGGCATATCTTAAAGATGGGCGGTATGACGCGTCTTGACTGCGCGCTCGGGAGTCATGGCTTAATGCGGCGCGCATTTTCAGTCGCCATTTACCATGCTCATCAGCGTCAGGCTTTTGGTAAGCCGCTGATCGATCAACCGTTGATGCGACAAACCTTAAGTCGTATGGCGCTATGCCTGGAGGGGCAGACGGCGCTTTTGTTTCGGCTGGCGCGCGCCTGGGAGCAACGTCGCGAGGCGAAAGAGGCATTATGGGCGCGATTATTCACGCCAGCGGCGAAATTCGCCATCTGTAAGCTGGGAATCCCTTTTGTGGCTGAGGCGATGGAGGTTCTCGGCGGGATGGGGTATTGCGAAGAGAGCGAACTCCCGCGCCTGTACCGTGAAATGCCGGTGAACAGTATCTGGGAAGGTTCCGGCAATATCATGTGTCTGGATGTACTGCGGGTGCTGACAAAACAACACGGCGTCTATGACGTATTGAGTGAAGCTTTTGCGGAAGTCAAAGGTCAGGATCGCCATTACGACCGCGCGGTACGTCAGCTACAGCAACGTTTACGCAAACCGGACGAAGCAATGGGCAGAGAGATTACGCAGCAGCTTTTCTTGCTGGGGTGCGGAGCGGAAATGCTGCGTCATGCCTCGCCGCCGCTGGCGCAAGCGTGGTGTCAGATGATGCTGGATACACGCGGCGAAATGCCGCTGCCTGCCCAGGTGCAAAATGATTTACTGTTAAGGGCGACCGGGGGACTGCGGTAA